In Pseudoliparis swirei isolate HS2019 ecotype Mariana Trench chromosome 9, NWPU_hadal_v1, whole genome shotgun sequence, a genomic segment contains:
- the LOC130200190 gene encoding uncharacterized protein LOC130200190: MVGRNTTWGLEEVQEVVRRNTSLGLKEVQEVVGRNTTWGLKEVQEVVRRNTSLGLKEVQEVVGRNTTWGLKEVQEVVRRNTSLGLKEVQEVVRRNTTWGLKEVQEVVRRNTSLGLKEVQEVVRRNTTWGLKEVQEVVRRNTSLGLKEVQEVVGREHYLGTQGGPGGGQEEHQLGTQGGPGGGQEEHHLGTQGGGQEEHQLGTQGGPGGGREGTLPGDSRRSRRWSGGNTTWGLGMRIDKILTIPMPYRFSYRFLLGKG; this comes from the exons ATGGTCGGGAGGAACACCACCTGGGGACTCGAGGAGGTCCAGGAGGTGGTCAGGAGGAACACCAGCTTGGGACTCAAGGAGGTCCAGGAGGTGGTCGGGAGGAACACCACCTGGGGACTCAAGGAGGTCCAGGAGGTGGTCAGGAGGAACACCAGCTTGGGACTCAAGGAGGTCCAGGAGGTGGTCGGGAGGAACACCACCTGGGGACTCAAGGAGGTCCAGGAGGTGGTCAGGAGGAACACCAGCTTGGGACTCAAGGAGGTCCAGGAGGTGGTCAGGAGGAACACCACCTGGGGACTCAAGGAGGTCCAGGAGGTGGTCAGGAGGAACACCAGCTTGGGACTCAAGGAGGTCCAGGAGGTGGTCAGGAGGAACACCACCTGGGGACTCAAGGAGGTCCAGGAGGTGGTCAGGAGGAACACCAGCTTGGGACTCAAGGAGGTCCAGGAGGTGGTCGGGAGGGAACACTACCTGGGGACTCAAGGAGGTCCAGGAGGTGGTCAGGAGGAACACCAGCTTGGGACTCAAGGAGGTCCAGGAGGTGGTCAGGAGGAACACCACCTGGGGACTCAAGGAG GTGGTCAGGAGGAACACCAGCTTGGGACTCAAGGAGGTCCAGGAGGTGGTCGGGAGGGAACACTACCTGGGGACTCAAGGAGGTCCAGGAGGTGGTCGGGAGGGAACACTACCTGGGgactagggatgagaattgataagattttaacgattccgatgccttatcgattctcttatcgattcttattgggcaaggggtga
- the srpk3 gene encoding SRSF protein kinase 3 isoform X2, whose amino-acid sequence MLIAAVAGGTGAAAAAKKHRRRGKKHRRARTDENRPDDHCDPQSLNANSSRSPAPQQSCPQTGQLPLQRASDNTTSPQNAPWPEDVHQSTPAPQQTHPRTPTLPPETTLMPPKGVPRSPSPPPQNSLETTPPHLDPVDTPVAQLVPSKITFQNTYLTAPLTPQIFSQSPLAALNNPAHSPSQSPSTVNQNITQNSSRSCHRTLRNVDQSLPEGQTDPSELPPILSHDITHNASESKSVPSKGPPSPQLGPSDPDPFLLTSLTFTSSVSSHLYTPTCSSAAFLGSLDSLSPHVGLPPMMASAAPQMAAPPLTLSPPPPELTPPPAQLLGSDDEEQEDPSDYCKGGYYPVKIGDLFNGRYHVVRKLGWGHFSTVWLCWDLQRKRFVALKVVKSAPHYTETAVDEIKLLRCVRDSDPSDPYRETIVQLIDDFKISGVNGIHVCMVLEVLGHQLLKWIIKSNYMGLPLICVKTIIRQVLQGLDYLHTKCKIIHTDLKPENILLDVDEVYIRRLAAEATVWQRSGAPPPSGSSVSTAPRDLQGGKLSKNKKKKIKRKAKNQQRLLEERLVDIQKIEEDDETPPGNADAASNSKASGDSTGSWLEDSCNGHAPGRFSSPASGLSGFSSSVMSATSESALSTQSGYSSGQDAPQTSSSVLWILRTPTSSG is encoded by the exons ATGCTAATAG CAGCGGTCGCTGGAGGaaccggcgccgccgccgcggccAAGAAACACCGGCGCCGAGGCAAGAAGCACCGGAGAGCCCGAACAGACGAGAACCG GCCTGATGACCACTGTGACCCTCAGAGTCTGAATGCCAACAGCAGCCGCTCCCCAGCACCTCAGCAGAGCTGCCCCCAAACCGGCCAGCTGCCCCTCCAAAGGGCTTCAGACAACACCACATCCCCACAGAATGCACCATGGCCTGAAGACGTCCACCAATCCACTCCAGCACCCCAACAGACCCATCCACGCACCCCCACGTTACCCCCCGAGACCACCCTGATGCCCCCCAAGGGTGTCCCTCGATCCCCCTCACCGCCTCCCCAGAACTCGCTCGAGACCACCCCCCCCCATCTTGATCCAGTGGATACCCCTGTCGCACAACTGGTGCCCTCTAAAATTACTTTCCAAAACACCTACCTGACGGCACCATTGACGCCTCAGATTTTCAGCCAATCACCTCTTGCCGCATTAAATAATCCCGCCCACAGTCCAAGTCAATCACCATCAACTGTTAACCAAAATATTACCCAAAATTCCTCCAGATCGTGTCACAGAACTCTTCGAAATGTTGATCAGAGTCTGCCGGAAGGCCAAACTGACCCTTCAGAATTGCCTCCAATCTTATCACACgatattacccacaatgcatctgaATCAAAGTCAGTTCCCTCCAAAGGTCCACCCAGCCCTCAGCTAGGCCCCTCTGACCCGGACCCCTTCTTGCTGACCTCACTGACCTTCACTTCCAGTGTCTCCTCGCATCTCTACACCCCCACTTGCTCGTCTGCCGCCTTCCTCGGCTCCCTGGACTCTCTGAGCCCCCACGTTGGTCTGCCTCCCATGATGGCTTCAGCCGCCCCACAAATGGCTGCGCCCCCTTTGACTTTGAGCCCGCCTCCTCCGGAGTTAACTCCTCCCCCTGCACAGCTGCTGGGCTCTGACGATGAAGAGCAAGAAGACCCTTCAGATTATTGCAAAG GTGGTTACTACCCAGTGAAGATCGGTGATCTGTTTAACGGGAGGTACCATGTGGTCAGAAAACTTGGCTGGGGACATTTCTCTACCGTCTGGCTCTGCTGGGATCTTCA GAGGAAGCGTTTCGTGGCGCTGAAGGTGGTTAAGAGCGCGCCGCACTACACCGAGACGGCTGTGGACGAGATCAAGCTGCTCCGCTGT GTGAGAGACAGTGATCCGTCTGACCCCTACAGAGAAACCATCGTCCAGCTGATAGACGACTTCAAGATCTCTGGAGTCAACGGAATCC aTGTCTGCATGGTTCTGGAGGTTTTGGGTCATCAGCTGTTGAAGTGGATCATTAAGTCAAACTACATGGGACTTCCCCTCATCTGCGTCAAGACCATCATCAGACAG GTGCTGCAGGGTCTGGACTACCTCCACACGAAGTGTAAGATCATCCACACGGACCTCAAGCCAGAGAACATCTTATTGGACGTAGATGAGGTTTACATCCGGAGGCTGGCAGCCGAGGCAACCGTCTGGCAGAGATCTggggctccgcccccttccgGGTCATCAG TTAGCACGGCTCCCAGGGATCTACAG ggcGGTAAGCTgtctaagaacaagaagaagaagataaagaggAAAGCAAAGAATCAGCAGAGACTGTTGGAGGAGAGACTCGTGGACATCCAG AAGATCGAGGAGGACGATGAGACCCCGCCCGGCAACGCAGACGCTGCCT CCAACAGCAAAGCGAGCGGTGACTCTACCGGCTCCTGGTTGGAGGACAGCTGTAATGGCCACGCCCCTGGACGCTTCTCTAGCCCCGCCTCCGGCCTGTCAGGCTTCTCCAGCTCTGTGATGTCAGCGACGTCTGAGTCAGCACTTTCTACTCAGTCAGGGTACTCGAGTGGACAAGATG CGCCTCAGACTTCGTCATCAGTCCTCTGGATCCTCAGAACGCCCACAAGCTCAGGGTGA
- the srpk3 gene encoding SRSF protein kinase 3 isoform X1 gives MLIAAVAGGTGAAAAAKKHRRRGKKHRRARTDENRPDDHCDPQSLNANSSRSPAPQQSCPQTGQLPLQRASDNTTSPQNAPWPEDVHQSTPAPQQTHPRTPTLPPETTLMPPKGVPRSPSPPPQNSLETTPPHLDPVDTPVAQLVPSKITFQNTYLTAPLTPQIFSQSPLAALNNPAHSPSQSPSTVNQNITQNSSRSCHRTLRNVDQSLPEGQTDPSELPPILSHDITHNASESKSVPSKGPPSPQLGPSDPDPFLLTSLTFTSSVSSHLYTPTCSSAAFLGSLDSLSPHVGLPPMMASAAPQMAAPPLTLSPPPPELTPPPAQLLGSDDEEQEDPSDYCKGGYYPVKIGDLFNGRYHVVRKLGWGHFSTVWLCWDLQRKRFVALKVVKSAPHYTETAVDEIKLLRCVRDSDPSDPYRETIVQLIDDFKISGVNGIHVCMVLEVLGHQLLKWIIKSNYMGLPLICVKTIIRQVLQGLDYLHTKCKIIHTDLKPENILLDVDEVYIRRLAAEATVWQRSGAPPPSGSSVSTAPRDLQGGKLSKNKKKKIKRKAKNQQRLLEERLVDIQKIEEDDETPPGNADAASNSKASGDSTGSWLEDSCNGHAPGRFSSPASGLSGFSSSVMSATSESALSTQSGYSSGQDVFSASDFVISPLDPQNAHKLRVKIADLGNACWVHKHFTEDIQTRQYRALEVLIGAEYGPPADIWSTACMAFELATGDYMFEPHSGEDYTRDEDHIAHVIELLGSIPLPFALSGRYSREYFNRKGELRHISSLKPWGLFEVLLEKYEWPLDQAAQFSDFLLTMLELQPERRATAAQCLQHAWLHT, from the exons ATGCTAATAG CAGCGGTCGCTGGAGGaaccggcgccgccgccgcggccAAGAAACACCGGCGCCGAGGCAAGAAGCACCGGAGAGCCCGAACAGACGAGAACCG GCCTGATGACCACTGTGACCCTCAGAGTCTGAATGCCAACAGCAGCCGCTCCCCAGCACCTCAGCAGAGCTGCCCCCAAACCGGCCAGCTGCCCCTCCAAAGGGCTTCAGACAACACCACATCCCCACAGAATGCACCATGGCCTGAAGACGTCCACCAATCCACTCCAGCACCCCAACAGACCCATCCACGCACCCCCACGTTACCCCCCGAGACCACCCTGATGCCCCCCAAGGGTGTCCCTCGATCCCCCTCACCGCCTCCCCAGAACTCGCTCGAGACCACCCCCCCCCATCTTGATCCAGTGGATACCCCTGTCGCACAACTGGTGCCCTCTAAAATTACTTTCCAAAACACCTACCTGACGGCACCATTGACGCCTCAGATTTTCAGCCAATCACCTCTTGCCGCATTAAATAATCCCGCCCACAGTCCAAGTCAATCACCATCAACTGTTAACCAAAATATTACCCAAAATTCCTCCAGATCGTGTCACAGAACTCTTCGAAATGTTGATCAGAGTCTGCCGGAAGGCCAAACTGACCCTTCAGAATTGCCTCCAATCTTATCACACgatattacccacaatgcatctgaATCAAAGTCAGTTCCCTCCAAAGGTCCACCCAGCCCTCAGCTAGGCCCCTCTGACCCGGACCCCTTCTTGCTGACCTCACTGACCTTCACTTCCAGTGTCTCCTCGCATCTCTACACCCCCACTTGCTCGTCTGCCGCCTTCCTCGGCTCCCTGGACTCTCTGAGCCCCCACGTTGGTCTGCCTCCCATGATGGCTTCAGCCGCCCCACAAATGGCTGCGCCCCCTTTGACTTTGAGCCCGCCTCCTCCGGAGTTAACTCCTCCCCCTGCACAGCTGCTGGGCTCTGACGATGAAGAGCAAGAAGACCCTTCAGATTATTGCAAAG GTGGTTACTACCCAGTGAAGATCGGTGATCTGTTTAACGGGAGGTACCATGTGGTCAGAAAACTTGGCTGGGGACATTTCTCTACCGTCTGGCTCTGCTGGGATCTTCA GAGGAAGCGTTTCGTGGCGCTGAAGGTGGTTAAGAGCGCGCCGCACTACACCGAGACGGCTGTGGACGAGATCAAGCTGCTCCGCTGT GTGAGAGACAGTGATCCGTCTGACCCCTACAGAGAAACCATCGTCCAGCTGATAGACGACTTCAAGATCTCTGGAGTCAACGGAATCC aTGTCTGCATGGTTCTGGAGGTTTTGGGTCATCAGCTGTTGAAGTGGATCATTAAGTCAAACTACATGGGACTTCCCCTCATCTGCGTCAAGACCATCATCAGACAG GTGCTGCAGGGTCTGGACTACCTCCACACGAAGTGTAAGATCATCCACACGGACCTCAAGCCAGAGAACATCTTATTGGACGTAGATGAGGTTTACATCCGGAGGCTGGCAGCCGAGGCAACCGTCTGGCAGAGATCTggggctccgcccccttccgGGTCATCAG TTAGCACGGCTCCCAGGGATCTACAG ggcGGTAAGCTgtctaagaacaagaagaagaagataaagaggAAAGCAAAGAATCAGCAGAGACTGTTGGAGGAGAGACTCGTGGACATCCAG AAGATCGAGGAGGACGATGAGACCCCGCCCGGCAACGCAGACGCTGCCT CCAACAGCAAAGCGAGCGGTGACTCTACCGGCTCCTGGTTGGAGGACAGCTGTAATGGCCACGCCCCTGGACGCTTCTCTAGCCCCGCCTCCGGCCTGTCAGGCTTCTCCAGCTCTGTGATGTCAGCGACGTCTGAGTCAGCACTTTCTACTCAGTCAGGGTACTCGAGTGGACAAGATG tgttcaGCGCCTCAGACTTCGTCATCAGTCCTCTGGATCCTCAGAACGCCCACAAGCTCAGGGTGAAGATCGCTGATCTGGGCAATGCATGCTGGGTG cacaAACACTTCACAGAGGACATTCAGACCCGACAGTACAGAGCTCTGGAGGTTCTGATTGGAGCAGAGTACGGACCACCTGCTGACATCTGGAGCACCGCCTgcatg GCCTTTGAGTTGGCGACGGGCGACTACATGTTTGAGCCTCACTCTGGAGAAGACTACACCCGGGACGAag ACCACATCGCTCACGTCATCGAGCTGCTCGGCTCCATTCCGCTGCCCTTCGCTCTGTCTGGCAGGTACTCCAGAGAGTACTTCAACAGGAAAG GTGAGCTGCGCCACATCTCCAGCCTGAAGCCGTGGGGTCTGTTCGAGGTGCTGCTGGAGAAGTACGAGTGGCCTCTGGACCAGGCGGCGCAGTTCAGCGACTTCCTGCTGACCATGCTGGAGCTGCAGCCGGAGCGCCGCGCCACGGCGGCGCAGTGCCTGCAGCACGCATGgctgcacacatag